A single region of the Candidatus Woesearchaeota archaeon genome encodes:
- a CDS encoding Lrp/AsnC family transcriptional regulator, translating to MKNILTTISKKDYVLLTALRANARQTLTQISKQTRIPISTLHERLKLQEKDMIQRFAALIDFSKLGFHTKVQLQLKCNVTDKERLRSFLKAHQHVNSIYKIAHEYDFFVEAVFEHIADVENFIENLQQEFAIVDYSAHYITKDIKREGFLANS from the coding sequence ATGAAAAATATACTAACAACTATCAGTAAAAAAGACTATGTTTTATTAACAGCCCTTCGAGCCAACGCTCGACAAACATTAACCCAAATTAGCAAACAAACAAGAATACCTATTTCAACACTACACGAACGATTAAAACTACAAGAAAAAGATATGATTCAACGATTTGCAGCACTTATTGATTTTTCTAAACTAGGATTTCATACCAAAGTACAATTGCAATTAAAATGCAATGTAACAGATAAAGAACGATTACGATCATTTCTTAAAGCACATCAACACGTTAATAGCATTTATAAAATCGCGCACGAGTATGATTTTTTTGTTGAAGCAGTGTTTGAGCATATTGCAGATGTAGAAAACTTTATCGAAAACTTACAACAAGAGTTTGCAATTGTAGATTACAGCGCACACTACATCACAAAAGACATCAAAAGAG